A genomic window from Pseudomonas leptonychotis includes:
- a CDS encoding sodium-dependent bicarbonate transport family permease — protein sequence MSLDPVVLFFVFGLAAGLLKSELKLPPALYETLSIMLLLAIGLHGGVELAEQASWQLLGQAALVLGLGVVLPLLAFAVLRGLGFDRVNAAAVAAHYGSVSAGTFAVVVAYMLAKGIEFESYMPLFVAILEIPAILVGILLAKGLARDTDWGELGREIFLGKSIMLLLGGLIIGAIAGKEAIKPLEPLYTSMFKPVLAFFLLEMGLIASGQLGALKQFGLRLLGFALLMPLLGALIGALLARFMGLSLGGTAVLATLAASASYIAVPAALRLALPEANPSLSLTASLGITFPFNILLGIPLYLMLAEQLIAWGL from the coding sequence GTGAGTCTGGACCCGGTTGTACTGTTTTTTGTGTTCGGCCTGGCTGCCGGCTTGCTGAAAAGCGAGTTGAAGCTACCGCCAGCGCTCTATGAAACCTTATCCATCATGCTGCTGCTGGCCATTGGTCTGCACGGCGGCGTGGAGCTGGCTGAACAAGCCAGTTGGCAGTTACTCGGTCAGGCGGCGCTGGTGCTGGGGCTCGGCGTGGTCTTGCCACTGTTGGCGTTTGCTGTGCTACGCGGCCTGGGCTTTGACCGAGTCAACGCCGCCGCTGTGGCCGCGCACTATGGCTCCGTCAGCGCCGGTACCTTTGCCGTGGTGGTGGCCTACATGCTGGCCAAGGGCATTGAGTTCGAGAGCTATATGCCGCTGTTTGTGGCGATTCTGGAAATTCCCGCGATATTGGTCGGTATTCTTCTGGCCAAAGGTCTGGCACGCGATACCGATTGGGGCGAGCTGGGCCGGGAGATCTTCCTCGGCAAGAGCATCATGTTGTTGCTTGGCGGTTTGATCATCGGTGCCATCGCCGGCAAAGAAGCGATCAAGCCGCTGGAGCCGCTGTACACCAGCATGTTCAAGCCGGTGTTGGCGTTCTTCCTGCTGGAGATGGGCCTGATTGCTTCCGGCCAGCTCGGTGCGCTGAAACAGTTTGGCTTGCGTCTACTTGGCTTTGCCTTGCTGATGCCGCTGTTGGGTGCCTTGATTGGTGCGTTACTGGCGCGCTTTATGGGGTTGAGCCTGGGCGGAACGGCGGTACTCGCCACGCTCGCCGCGTCGGCGTCCTATATCGCGGTGCCGGCGGCGTTGCGCCTGGCGTTGCCCGAGGCTAACCCTTCGTTGTCGCTGACCGCGTCCTTGGGTATCACCTTTCCGTTCAACATTCTGCTGGGCATCCCGCTGTACCTGATGCTGGCTGAACAGCTTATTGCCTGGGGGCTCTGA